The segment CGTATCGGAATGACTCGATCCTGGGTTAAAGCCAAGCCTCGTGCGGCTGACAGGCCGCCGTTGTTGCCTTGGGGGGCCGCACCTGTCTGAGCCTCCCGCCAGGGCAGCGTGTAATCGAACGTGAAACGGCCGGGGCTGAAATTGACGCACAGCGCGGCGGCGATTTGCGGCAGAGCCGCCGCTGCATCGCGCGAGCGGTATCAACACTCCGTAAACACTTAAGATCGAAGCGGAGGCGTGGTCTGGACGAGTTTGCGGCCCCCGCTGGCTTTGCTGCTTTGGCCGAAACCAAAGCAGAACAGAGTCTTTCGTCTTCTCACTGCAACTCCCTAACCGGACATTGCTGGGCAAGACCGAAAGGACGGAAAGACATGCCGGGCGAATACAAGGTTCACCCCTACAAAAGGCGAGTCTTTCTATCGTAGGGGCACGGCGTGCCGTGCCCGGAAGGCTTTAATTTTCCCTTGGTTACGGCCGAGAGAACATGAAGCCAGCGGTCCAGGGAGCGGTTTCCCCCCGTGCGGCTGGCTCAGATTACTCCCCGTTCGGCCGAGCCGGTCAGCAGGAGCCAGAAAAAGAACGGCCCGCCAAGCAGCGCGGTGATCACCCCCACGGGCAATTCCGCCGGGGCGATCAGGGTGCGGGCCAGGGTGTCGCACAGGGTGAGGAAGCCTCCGCCGAACGCCACCACGGCAGCGCTCAGGTTGCGATGGTCCTGGCCCAGCAGAAGGCGGCAGATGTGCGGGGTCATCATGCCCACGAACCCGATCGGCCCGCAGACCGCCACCACCCCGCCCACCATCAGCGAGGCGGCGAAAAAGATCACCCGCTTGGAGCTGTCGACGTTCACCCCGCGGCTGGCGGCCAGGTCCTCGCCCGTGGCCAGAAGGTTCAGCTCATGGCTGTGCAGCACGATCACCGCCACGCCAGTGGCGGCGAAAGGCAGGAGCTGGTACACCTGGCCGTAACCCACCACCTCGATCGCCCCGATCAGGTTGTGCAGTATCTGGAAACTCTTGGTGAAATCGCTCATGTACTGGACGAACAGGATCAGGCTGGAGAAGAAGAAACTCACCGCCACCCCGGCAAGCAGCAGGGTGGAGGTGGAAAAGCCCTGCCTGGCCCGGGTGAAAGAGTAGACAAGGAAAATGGCCAGCAGCGCCCCGGCCATGGCCCCGAACGAGCCGGCCGGCACTCCCAGCAGGCTGAACGAAAGGCCCAGGCCCACCAGCAGGGTCGCCCCGAGCGAGGCCCCGCTCGCTACGCCCAGGGTGAAGGGTGTTGCCAGCGGGTTGCGGAACATCGCCTGGAACGCCATCCCGGCCGTGGCCAGGGCGCTCCCCGACAGGAACGCGACCAGCACTCGCGGGGTGCGGATGCGCCAGAAGATTTCCGACTCCACCGAGCCGGAGAACGGGTGCAGGATACTCTGCAGGGGCAGCTCTCTCGGCCCGATAAAAGGCGCGGCGACTGTCACGGCCAGGGAGAGGATGACAATCAGGGGCAGGGCGGCTGGTCGTTTCATCCGGGCAGGCCCTCCGGGCGGATCAGCGGCAGCTCGCGCCCCGGCTGGGGCACGAACCTGAAGCCGGTGCGGTAGATTTCCTCCAGCCGGGCCGGGTCCAGAAGCCCCCCCGGGGCGCCGTCATAGGCCACCCGCCCGCCGCGCAGGGCCAGCACGCGGTCGCAGCTTTCCAGGGCCGTGTTCAGGTCGTGGGTCACCATGACCACTGTCTTGCCGGCCTCGCGGTTAAGCCGCCCCAACAGGGCCAGCACCTCCACCTGGTGACCGTAGTCCAGGAACGTAGCCGGCTCGTCCAGCAGCATGATCTCGGCCTCCTGGGCCAGGGCCGCGGCGATCAGCACTTTCTGGCGCTCGCCGCCCGAAAGGCTTCCCAACACTCGCCCGCGGAAACTGTCGCTGCCGGTCAGCTCCAGCGCCTCGGCCACCACCTGGCGGTCATGGGCCGAAAGGCCGGCCAGGGCGGTCAGGTAGGGGTAACGTCCCATGGCCACGAATTCCTCCACGGTGAACGGCAGCGGGCGGCCATCCGCCTGGGGCACGTAGCTCACCAGACGGGCCAGCTCGCGCTGGGTGTAGCTGGCCAGGGGCCGGCCATCCAGGCTGATCCCGGCCGGAGCGGGCAGGATACGGTTCAGGCACTTGAGCAGGGTGCTCTTGCCCGCGCCGTTCGGCCCCACCACCGACAGGAACGCCCGCGCCGGGACCGCGGTGCTCACCCGGTCGAGGATCGTGCTCCCGCCCAGGCGGAACGAGAACTGTTCCAGCTTTATCGCGGTGGAATCGTTCATTGCAGCGCCACGGCCTCGGGGTGGATCACCGCCGCGAGCCGCTCCAGCAGGTCGATGAAACGCGGGCTTGGGCGCACGGCCCAGGTCCCGGTGAACACGTAGACCCGGCGCCGCTCCACCGCCGGCACCCCGCGGGCGATGTCCTGCCAGGAGTCGATGAAATCCTGCGCCGTGGGCCCACCGGGAGTCAGTTCGGGGACCATCTCCACGATCACCTCCGGGTCGAGCTCGCGGATGCCCTCGGCCGAGATCGAGGGCAGGGCGGCGGTGCGCTCGCGGAAAGCGTTGGTCCCGCCGGCCAGCTCGATCAACTGGTCGTAGTAGCCGTCCCGGCCCGAGATGTACATGTCGCCCAGGGCGCCCTGCACCAGGCCCCGTCCCACGGTGACCAGCACCCGCGGCCGGGCAAGGCCCACCACACGGCTGCGCACCCGGTCGAGCCGGGCGCGCAGCTCGCTCACCCGTCGCTCTGCTGTCGAGTCGGCCCCGCAGGCCCGGCCGATCTCCGTGATTGAATTCAGTATCCCGCCTACACTGCTGTGGTTAACGATCAGGGTGGGGATGCCCAACTCGGCGAAAAACGGCCGCCGGGAAGCCTGCTCGCTCAGCAGGAGCACCATCCCGGGCTGAAGGGCCAGGATCGCCTCGTAGTTCGGGTCGAGGTAGCCGCCGATACGCGGCTTGTCCAGCGCCTCCGGGGGCCAGTCGCAGTAGCGGGTCACCCCGGCCAGCTCGGAGCCCAGGCCCAGGTCGAACACCACCTCGGTGACACTGGGGGCCATGGAGATGAGCCGGGTGGCCGGCTCGCGTCCCGCGTCACTCCGCGCCGGAACAGCGCCCGGGGCGTGACGGCTCAACGCGGCCGGGGCCAGGCTGGCCGCGGCGACACAGACTATCAACAGGCCGCGTTTCATCTCGTCCTCCGCGGGGGGCGTGCAATTTGACGGCGTTTCTCCGGCGCAGGCGGAAATATAATCGAATCGGGCGGTTGTTGAAACCCTGCCAGCGGCTTTAGACCGAAGACGGCGCCTTACACTATGATCCCGGTAACCGTAATCTGACTAAATGCCAGAGGGTAGGGGAAAGGAATCGGTCAGAGGGCGTATAACTCTAACGACCACTGGATCGTTTCAGTTGCTTTAAGGGGCCGCGCATGTCTGAGCCTCCCGCCAGGGCAGCGTGTAATCGTGCAGGAAAAGGCGCGGTTGGACAGATTGCTATAGTTTGGCGGCGATTGCGCGGCAGCGCCGCCGCTGCAACGCGGGAGCGGAATCGATACTTAGCGAACACAATAGTTAGAAATAGTGTCGCGGTTGGGACGAGTTTGCGGCCCCCGCTGGCTTTGCTGCTTTGGCCGAAACCAAAGCAGAACAGAGTCTTTCGTCTTCTCACTGCAAGTTCCTAACCGGACATTGCTGGGCAAGACCGAAAGGACGAAAAGATTTTCCGGGCACGGCATGCCGTGCCCCTTGAGGGCTCATGTCTGTGTCTTGTATCTGCCCCCGCAGGCTTTGCTGCTTTCGACGAAACGAAGCAGAAAAACTCTATCCGGCGCTCTTGTCCTGGGGCGGTGGAAAATGCAGGCTGAACGTGGTCCCCTGGCCCGGCCGGGTGGCCACCGAGATGCTGCCGCCCAGCGACTCCATGATCGAGCGCGAGAGCGACAGGCCCATGCCCATGCCCTGGCCGGGGAGCCGGTCGCCGGCCTTGGTCGAGAAGAACGGCTCGAAGATGCGCGGCAGCACCTCATCCGGGATGCCGGGTCCGGTGTCCTGGATCGACAGCTCGTGACTGTCGGCCGCGCCGTGGCAGCTCAGGGTCAGCTCGCCGCCGGTGGGCATGGCCTGCACGGCGTTGAGGATTATGTTGTAGAGCACCTGGATCACCTGGTCGCGCGGCAGGAACAGGTAGTGGTCTTTCCGCCCGCACACGGTGTGGACGGTTATTTTCTGACGGCTGATCTTGGTGCCCAGCATCTTGAGCACGCTGCCGACCAGCTCGACCAGATCGATCCGCTGGTGCTCGCGCGAGGAGGGCTTGTACAGGTCGTAAAGCTGGACTATGATCGAGGCCATGCGGTCCACCTCGTTGTCCATCATGCCCAGGTAATGATAGTCCGGGTGCTCGGGCGCCACGGCGTGGCGCAGCACGTACAGGGCGTTCTTGATCGCGCCAAGCGGGTTGTTGATCTCGTGGGCCACCCCGGCGGCCACACGCCCGGCGGCGGCCAGTTTTTCGCTTTGCAGGAGCTGGTCCTCCAGCTCGCGGTTGCTGATGAAATCGGCCAGGCAGGCGGCGGCCTGCTGCACCAGGTCGTGCTCGAAGGGGAGGAATTCGCCTTTGCCGTGCAGGGAACAGACTTTCAGCACGCCCCGTTTCCGTCCCCCGGGCGACAGCTCGCATTCCAGCCCGGTCATCACCTGGCGCGCGGCGTCTCCGGACGGGCTTATCTGCCGCCCGTCCAGGCTCAGGCTGACCAGCTTGTCCTCGGGATCAGACAGCGAATCGCGGATGTGGCGGCAACAGGAGCGCAGGGTCTCATCCGGCGCCCCGGCCCGGCTGCATTCCTGGCGGATGCTGTAGAGACAGGTCAGCTCCTTGAGCCGCTCCTGGAGACGGCTTTCCGACTGCCTCAGCTCGGCCGTGCGCTCCGAGACCCGTACCTCCAGACCGTCGCGCTCTTTCTTCAGGGCCCGCTGGACCTCCTTGAGCTCGGTGATGTCGTGCAGGATCATCTGTGCGCAGTTGATCCCCTTGGCGAACCCGTAGGGCTGGATGATGGCCTTGAACCAGTAGCGCCGCCCGCCCTCCAGGTTGAGCTGGAATTCCTCGACCTGGAGCTTGCCCTCCTCGATCACCCGCCGGATGACCTCCAGGCGTTTGCGGGCGAAGCTCTGCGGCATCACCTTGAAGATCGAGCGGCCCACCAACCGCTCCGGTTGTCCCCCCAGGTACCCGGCCGCCAGGTTGTTCAGCATCTGCAGCACCCCATCGTAGTCCACCAGCAGGATCGGGTTGCCCGCGTTCTCGAACAGAAGGCGGTAGCGGGATTCGCTCTGGCGCAGCAGTTCCTCGGCGCGCTTGCGCGAGGTGATGTCCTCGATGATGATCACCGCCCCCAGCAACTCGCCCACGTGGTTGTAGACCGGGTCGCTGCGCATGTCCAGCACCCTCCGGTCCAGGCCCGGCACGAACCGGGTGGCCTGCTGGCTCGATCCGCTGGCCAGGGTCTTGCGCGGAAGGCACTGCTCGCAGTCCTCCCCGTGGCTGCACCAGAGTTCGCAGTATTTCAGGCCGGGCAGCTCCTCCGGGGGACGGCCGAGGTCGCGGGCGGCGGAACGGTTGGCCAGGACGATTTCCAGGCTGTCGTTGACAAAGATGATCCGGCTCTTGATCGCGTCGATCACGGCCCGCATCTGCGCCCGGCTGCGCTGGAGCGCCTCCTCGGTGCGGCGGCGCTCGGTGATGTCGCGCAGGACCACCACGCTGCCCCGGAAAACGCCCTCCGCGTCGAACAGCGCCCGCGGGTTGACGTGCAGGTGGAGGCGGGCCCCCTCTTTGGTTGTTATTCCCACCTCGTAGGGTGTGCTGGAGCCCAGCCGGCGCTGGTCGAAATTACTGCGGAAAGCCTCGCGTCCCGCCTCATCGAAACTGAATTCAGGCGATTTCCCGAGCAATTCCTCCTTGGAATAACCGGTCATCTCGCACAGGGCCCGGTTGACAAAGGTGGTCCGCCCGTTCTCATCCAGCAGCGCCATCCCGTCGTTTATCATCTCGACCAGGCTGCGATAGCGCTCCTCACTCTGGGACAGGGCCAGTTCCATCTGCTTGCGAGCGGTGATGTCCTCGAACAGGAGCGTTTGAAAAGACTCTCCCAGCTCGTGGGTCGGGCCCAGGCGCAGACGGAAAATCCGTCCGGCCAGCGAAGGCTCCTTGAGGTTCAGCTCTGCATAGAAATCCAGGCGCAGGTTTTCGATACGGAAACGCGAGGGGCGGGTGTAAATCCGGATGTCGAATATCTCGGCTTGACCCGCGAAAGTGGAGAAGCCGAGGTGGTGGTGGCGGTCGTAGATCGGGCTGGAGTCGTAGCAGACCAGCGGCGGGGCCTGCGATCCATCGGCCAGACAGATCAGCCGCCGGCTGATCCGCCCGCCGATGCGCTCCGCCGTGACCTCGTACTCGGCGCCGGGATCCAGTTTTTCGGGCTGTGAGACGATGTCCGCGGCCTGTTTCTGGATCCGGGCCATGATGTTGCCGTGGGAGGCCGTGCAGATGGAATACCCGACTATGTCAGGCAGGATTCCATCCCGGCCGGACTCGCTGGAAATCACCAGGGAGATGTCGCGCAGAAGCTCATCCTGCTCGGGGGTCCGCAGACGGTAGGTCACTTTCAGGTCGCTGACACTGTCGCCGTACTCGACCGCGCTCATCAGGTAGCAGTCCTTGAAGTCCTCCATGTGCGACTGATGCACCAGGCAGACCCGGCCTCCACGGGTTTCGAGCCCCCAGTGGGGGTCGTT is part of the bacterium genome and harbors:
- a CDS encoding ABC transporter ATP-binding protein, encoding MNDSTAIKLEQFSFRLGGSTILDRVSTAVPARAFLSVVGPNGAGKSTLLKCLNRILPAPAGISLDGRPLASYTQRELARLVSYVPQADGRPLPFTVEEFVAMGRYPYLTALAGLSAHDRQVVAEALELTGSDSFRGRVLGSLSGGERQKVLIAAALAQEAEIMLLDEPATFLDYGHQVEVLALLGRLNREAGKTVVMVTHDLNTALESCDRVLALRGGRVAYDGAPGGLLDPARLEEIYRTGFRFVPQPGRELPLIRPEGLPG
- a CDS encoding iron ABC transporter permease, coding for MKRPAALPLIVILSLAVTVAAPFIGPRELPLQSILHPFSGSVESEIFWRIRTPRVLVAFLSGSALATAGMAFQAMFRNPLATPFTLGVASGASLGATLLVGLGLSFSLLGVPAGSFGAMAGALLAIFLVYSFTRARQGFSTSTLLLAGVAVSFFFSSLILFVQYMSDFTKSFQILHNLIGAIEVVGYGQVYQLLPFAATGVAVIVLHSHELNLLATGEDLAASRGVNVDSSKRVIFFAASLMVGGVVAVCGPIGFVGMMTPHICRLLLGQDHRNLSAAVVAFGGGFLTLCDTLARTLIAPAELPVGVITALLGGPFFFWLLLTGSAERGVI
- a CDS encoding helical backbone metal receptor; this translates as MKRGLLIVCVAAASLAPAALSRHAPGAVPARSDAGREPATRLISMAPSVTEVVFDLGLGSELAGVTRYCDWPPEALDKPRIGGYLDPNYEAILALQPGMVLLLSEQASRRPFFAELGIPTLIVNHSSVGGILNSITEIGRACGADSTAERRVSELRARLDRVRSRVVGLARPRVLVTVGRGLVQGALGDMYISGRDGYYDQLIELAGGTNAFRERTAALPSISAEGIRELDPEVIVEMVPELTPGGPTAQDFIDSWQDIARGVPAVERRRVYVFTGTWAVRPSPRFIDLLERLAAVIHPEAVALQ
- a CDS encoding PAS domain S-box protein, translated to MPPRETEIERLKQQVRILEEQARQGREALERLGRVQKLYEDVVHLSDLNSRNIYLLQAAINMPQLYLDRQWRIMGYSIDFLLLFEGIAELSREHRHLADFLGAEGFSRIEDHLARLSTLEQLPYDEGGDWNLVYQGPNAGEAVGRDWVPFQNDPHWGLETRGGRVCLVHQSHMEDFKDCYLMSAVEYGDSVSDLKVTYRLRTPEQDELLRDISLVISSESGRDGILPDIVGYSICTASHGNIMARIQKQAADIVSQPEKLDPGAEYEVTAERIGGRISRRLICLADGSQAPPLVCYDSSPIYDRHHHLGFSTFAGQAEIFDIRIYTRPSRFRIENLRLDFYAELNLKEPSLAGRIFRLRLGPTHELGESFQTLLFEDITARKQMELALSQSEERYRSLVEMINDGMALLDENGRTTFVNRALCEMTGYSKEELLGKSPEFSFDEAGREAFRSNFDQRRLGSSTPYEVGITTKEGARLHLHVNPRALFDAEGVFRGSVVVLRDITERRRTEEALQRSRAQMRAVIDAIKSRIIFVNDSLEIVLANRSAARDLGRPPEELPGLKYCELWCSHGEDCEQCLPRKTLASGSSQQATRFVPGLDRRVLDMRSDPVYNHVGELLGAVIIIEDITSRKRAEELLRQSESRYRLLFENAGNPILLVDYDGVLQMLNNLAAGYLGGQPERLVGRSIFKVMPQSFARKRLEVIRRVIEEGKLQVEEFQLNLEGGRRYWFKAIIQPYGFAKGINCAQMILHDITELKEVQRALKKERDGLEVRVSERTAELRQSESRLQERLKELTCLYSIRQECSRAGAPDETLRSCCRHIRDSLSDPEDKLVSLSLDGRQISPSGDAARQVMTGLECELSPGGRKRGVLKVCSLHGKGEFLPFEHDLVQQAAACLADFISNRELEDQLLQSEKLAAAGRVAAGVAHEINNPLGAIKNALYVLRHAVAPEHPDYHYLGMMDNEVDRMASIIVQLYDLYKPSSREHQRIDLVELVGSVLKMLGTKISRQKITVHTVCGRKDHYLFLPRDQVIQVLYNIILNAVQAMPTGGELTLSCHGAADSHELSIQDTGPGIPDEVLPRIFEPFFSTKAGDRLPGQGMGMGLSLSRSIMESLGGSISVATRPGQGTTFSLHFPPPQDKSAG